Proteins encoded within one genomic window of Polaribacter sp. NJDZ03:
- the thiS gene encoding sulfur carrier protein ThiS encodes MITIKVNQDKYQFSEILAVEQLIRFLEIKTNGIAIAINGSVVKKSDWSLRLLQNSDEVLIIKSTQGG; translated from the coding sequence ATGATTACTATAAAAGTAAACCAAGATAAATATCAATTTTCAGAAATTTTAGCGGTTGAACAATTAATTCGTTTTTTAGAAATAAAAACGAACGGAATTGCGATTGCTATAAACGGCAGTGTCGTTAAAAAAAGCGATTGGTCTTTACGGTTACTTCAAAATAGTGATGAAGTTTTAATTATTAAATCCACCCAAGGAGGTTAA
- the aroB gene encoding 3-dehydroquinate synthase, translating into MKSIKSITYPVHFQDKAYKELSNLIATNNYSTLFILVDENTMEHCYPKFIPNLETDKRIEVIEIESGEINKNLETCIGVWNAITELGGDRKSLVITLGGGVITDLGGFVASCFKRGIDFVNIPTTLLSMVDASVGGKTGVDLGVLKNQIGLFANPEMVLVDTDYLTTVTEREIKSGTAEILKYGITYDLKLFNEIKNNKGLNINALIYRSIEIKNEVVLQDPKEQSLRKILNFGHTLGHAIESFYLESEDKENLTHGEAIAIGMVCECFMSAKLLGFPTEKVNEVKEVVLSIYTKKNLLKEDFSDIMELLKHDKKNVNGQVNFVLLNDYQDYKIDCKVPEELIIESMEFYNS; encoded by the coding sequence ATGAAATCTATTAAATCAATAACATACCCAGTTCATTTTCAAGACAAAGCCTACAAAGAGCTTTCTAATTTAATTGCAACTAATAACTATTCTACGCTCTTTATTTTGGTTGATGAGAATACAATGGAACATTGTTATCCTAAATTTATACCCAATCTAGAAACAGACAAACGTATTGAAGTTATAGAAATTGAGTCTGGAGAAATTAATAAAAATCTAGAAACTTGTATTGGCGTTTGGAATGCTATTACCGAATTAGGTGGTGACAGAAAAAGTTTAGTAATTACTTTAGGTGGTGGCGTTATTACTGATTTAGGTGGTTTTGTAGCTTCTTGTTTTAAGCGTGGAATTGACTTTGTAAATATTCCGACGACTCTATTATCTATGGTTGATGCTTCTGTTGGAGGAAAAACTGGCGTTGATTTAGGTGTACTAAAAAACCAAATTGGATTGTTTGCAAACCCTGAAATGGTACTTGTAGATACCGATTATTTAACGACTGTTACAGAGAGAGAAATTAAATCTGGTACTGCAGAAATACTTAAATATGGTATTACCTACGACCTTAAACTATTTAATGAAATAAAAAACAACAAAGGCCTGAATATTAATGCTTTAATATATAGATCTATAGAGATAAAAAACGAAGTTGTTTTACAAGATCCTAAAGAACAAAGCTTACGTAAAATTTTAAATTTCGGTCACACATTAGGGCATGCAATTGAATCTTTTTACCTAGAATCTGAAGACAAAGAGAACCTTACCCATGGAGAAGCAATTGCTATTGGAATGGTTTGTGAGTGTTTTATGTCTGCTAAATTATTAGGTTTCCCAACCGAAAAAGTAAACGAAGTAAAAGAAGTTGTTTTATCAATCTATACTAAAAAAAATCTTTTAAAAGAAGACTTTTCGGACATTATGGAATTACTAAAACATGATAAGAAAAACGTAAACGGACAAGTAAATTTTGTCTTACTAAACGATTATCAAGATTATAAAATTGACTGTAAAGTTCCTGAAGAATTGATTATTGAAAGTATGGAGTTTTATAATAGCTAA
- the thiC gene encoding phosphomethylpyrimidine synthase ThiC — protein MKSKDTAPKQDGITRHPFPNSTKVYVSGKIHPQIKVAMREIALSDTTDSLTKKKTPNEPVTVYDTSGPYTDPNKEINIHAGIERIREQWILDRKNVEQLDGFSSEYCNERLNDKSLDHMRFALLKKPLRAKKGENVTQLHYAKKGIITPEMEYIAIRENQRIDEMTEIRKQHKGEHFGASIPDKITPEFVRSEVARGRAVIPSNINHPEAEPMILGRNFLVKINANIGNSAVTSSIEEEVEKAVWACRWGADNIMDLSTGENIHETREWIVRNSPVPIGTVPIYQALEKVNGVAEDLTWEIFRDTLIEQAEQGVDYFTIHAGVLLRYVPMTAKRVTGIVSRGGSIMAKWCLAHHKESFLYTHFEDICEILKQYDVAFSLGDGLRPGSVADANDEAQFAELETLGELTQIARKHEVQCFIEGPGHVPMHMIKENMEKQIDVCDEAPFYTLGPLTTDIAPGYDHITSGIGAAMIGWFGCAMLCYVTPKEHLGLPNKEDVRVGVVTYKLAAHAADLAKGHPGSQHRDNALSMARFEFRWNDQFNLGLDPERALEYHDETLPADGAKVAHFCSMCGPKFCSMKISQEVRDFAAENDIVDNEVIAKGFKEKSKEFKEKGSEVYL, from the coding sequence ATGAAGAGCAAAGACACCGCACCAAAGCAAGACGGAATTACAAGACATCCGTTTCCTAATTCAACAAAAGTGTATGTATCAGGTAAAATTCACCCACAGATTAAAGTGGCAATGCGAGAAATTGCATTAAGTGATACTACAGATTCATTAACAAAAAAGAAAACACCAAACGAACCTGTAACGGTGTATGATACCTCTGGACCTTATACAGACCCAAACAAAGAAATTAATATTCATGCCGGGATAGAAAGAATTCGTGAACAATGGATTTTAGACCGAAAAAACGTAGAACAATTAGATGGCTTTTCTTCGGAATATTGCAACGAGCGTTTAAACGACAAAAGTTTAGATCACATGCGTTTTGCCTTACTAAAGAAGCCATTGCGTGCTAAAAAAGGAGAAAACGTAACCCAATTACACTACGCTAAAAAAGGAATCATTACGCCAGAAATGGAATACATCGCTATTCGAGAAAACCAACGAATCGATGAAATGACAGAGATTAGAAAACAGCACAAAGGCGAACACTTTGGCGCTTCTATTCCAGATAAAATTACACCAGAATTTGTACGTAGTGAAGTAGCAAGAGGACGTGCTGTAATTCCGTCTAACATCAATCACCCAGAAGCAGAACCTATGATTTTAGGTAGAAATTTCTTAGTGAAAATTAACGCAAATATTGGTAATTCTGCCGTAACATCTTCTATAGAAGAAGAAGTAGAAAAAGCCGTTTGGGCGTGTCGTTGGGGCGCAGATAATATTATGGATTTATCTACCGGAGAAAACATTCATGAAACGCGCGAGTGGATTGTTCGTAATTCTCCTGTGCCAATTGGTACCGTGCCAATTTACCAAGCTTTAGAAAAAGTAAACGGAGTTGCAGAAGATTTAACGTGGGAGATTTTCCGTGATACATTAATTGAGCAAGCAGAACAAGGTGTCGATTATTTTACCATTCACGCAGGTGTTTTGTTACGTTACGTACCAATGACCGCAAAACGTGTTACCGGAATCGTTTCTCGTGGAGGATCTATCATGGCAAAATGGTGTTTAGCGCATCATAAAGAAAGTTTTTTATACACACATTTCGAAGATATTTGTGAAATTTTAAAACAATATGATGTTGCTTTTTCTTTAGGAGATGGTTTACGTCCGGGTTCTGTGGCAGATGCGAATGACGAAGCACAATTTGCCGAGTTAGAAACTTTGGGAGAGTTAACTCAGATTGCTCGTAAGCACGAAGTTCAGTGTTTTATAGAAGGACCAGGTCACGTGCCAATGCACATGATTAAAGAAAATATGGAAAAGCAAATTGATGTTTGCGACGAAGCTCCTTTTTATACTTTAGGCCCTTTAACTACAGATATTGCACCAGGATACGATCATATTACATCTGGTATCGGAGCTGCTATGATTGGTTGGTTTGGTTGCGCTATGTTGTGTTATGTAACGCCAAAAGAGCACTTAGGTTTGCCTAATAAAGAAGACGTTCGTGTTGGTGTGGTTACTTATAAATTAGCAGCTCATGCTGCCGATTTAGCAAAAGGGCATCCAGGTTCTCAGCACCGAGATAACGCCTTAAGTATGGCGCGTTTTGAATTCCGTTGGAATGATCAATTCAATTTAGGACTCGATCCTGAGCGTGCTTTAGAGTATCACGATGAGACTTTACCTGCCGATGGAGCAAAAGTGGCACATTTCTGTTCTATGTGCGGACCGAAATTTTGTTCTATGAAAATTTCTCAAGAAGTGAGAGACTTTGCAGCCGAAAATGACATTGTAGACAACGAGGTAATTGCAAAAGGTTTCAAAGAAAAATCGAAAGAATTTAAAGAAAAAGGATCTGAAGTGTATTTGTAA
- a CDS encoding thiamine phosphate synthase has protein sequence MIILIAPEKDIPNEIEILNQLFEEGLMYYHFRKPAKNYEEHVAYLNQIDTEFHNRIVVHYHHELINEFNLKGIHFQEQKRIDCIDNPSEYFKNLNMYGKTISSSFHEPKVLKDCYFEFDYHLLSPVFSSISKEGYEGRGFDVNHINKKVVGMGGINAETIQETLQLGFKGIGVLGGIWNAEKPVESFKSIKHAYQVCFIN, from the coding sequence ATGATAATTCTTATTGCACCAGAAAAAGATATTCCAAACGAAATTGAAATACTAAACCAATTATTTGAAGAAGGTTTAATGTATTATCATTTTAGAAAACCAGCTAAAAATTACGAAGAACACGTTGCATATTTGAATCAGATAGATACCGAATTTCACAACAGAATTGTAGTGCATTATCATCATGAATTGATTAACGAGTTCAACTTAAAAGGAATTCATTTTCAAGAACAAAAAAGAATAGATTGTATCGATAATCCGAGTGAATATTTTAAAAACTTAAACATGTATGGTAAAACAATTAGCTCTTCTTTTCATGAACCAAAAGTTTTAAAAGATTGTTATTTCGAATTCGATTACCATTTATTAAGTCCTGTTTTTTCTTCCATTTCTAAAGAAGGATATGAAGGCAGAGGTTTTGATGTAAACCATATTAATAAAAAAGTTGTTGGTATGGGCGGAATCAATGCAGAAACCATCCAAGAAACGTTGCAATTAGGTTTTAAAGGAATTGGAGTTTTAGGCGGCATTTGGAATGCTGAAAAACCGGTTGAGAGTTTTAAAAGTATTAAACATGCTTATCAAGTATGTTTTATAAATTAA
- a CDS encoding proline dehydrogenase family protein, giving the protein MKLFDNTKVAFSLKTDSQLERAYFLFRMIQNEPMVRIGSAVTNFALKVHLPVEGLIRSTVFDHFCGGVTEDDCMPIIDNMYNNGNVHSVLDYSVEGQDKEVSFDGALEKILKILNFCEEKQSIPYAVFKPSGFGRFGLFQKLSEEKELTTEEQAEWGRVVGRFHKVCKVAIQKDVPLLIDAEESWMQKSADELIEELMETYNKEKAIVFNTLQMYKHDRMDYLKTLHTKAKDKGFYIGMKVVRGAYMEKERERAEEKGYPSPICKDKQATDINYDAAINYMIEQPKMALFAGTHNEDSSYLLMDLAKKHNIKENDNRLWFGQLFGMSDHISYNLANQGYNVAKYLPFGPVRDVMPYLIRRAEENTSVSGQTSRELNLLKTERKRRKL; this is encoded by the coding sequence ATGAAACTTTTTGACAATACCAAAGTTGCATTTTCTTTAAAAACAGATTCTCAATTAGAACGCGCTTATTTTTTGTTTAGAATGATACAAAATGAACCAATGGTAAGAATTGGCTCTGCTGTAACTAATTTTGCTTTAAAAGTACATTTGCCTGTAGAAGGATTAATTCGTTCTACTGTTTTCGATCATTTTTGTGGAGGTGTAACAGAAGATGATTGTATGCCAATTATAGATAATATGTATAATAATGGAAATGTACATAGTGTTTTAGATTATTCTGTAGAAGGGCAAGATAAAGAGGTAAGTTTTGATGGCGCTTTAGAAAAAATATTAAAAATTCTTAATTTTTGTGAAGAAAAACAATCGATACCTTATGCTGTTTTTAAACCATCAGGTTTTGGACGCTTTGGGTTGTTTCAAAAATTATCCGAAGAAAAAGAGTTAACCACAGAAGAGCAAGCGGAATGGGGCAGAGTAGTAGGCCGTTTTCATAAAGTTTGTAAAGTAGCTATTCAAAAAGATGTTCCGTTATTAATTGATGCAGAAGAAAGTTGGATGCAAAAATCTGCAGACGAATTGATTGAGGAATTAATGGAGACTTATAATAAAGAAAAAGCCATTGTTTTTAATACATTACAAATGTATAAACACGATAGAATGGACTATCTAAAAACTCTACATACCAAAGCAAAAGACAAAGGGTTTTATATTGGTATGAAAGTAGTGAGAGGTGCATATATGGAAAAAGAAAGAGAAAGAGCCGAAGAAAAAGGCTATCCATCACCAATTTGCAAAGACAAACAAGCTACAGATATTAATTATGATGCTGCTATAAATTACATGATAGAACAACCTAAAATGGCTTTATTTGCAGGTACTCATAATGAAGATAGTTCTTATTTGTTAATGGATTTAGCAAAAAAACACAACATAAAAGAAAATGATAATCGCTTATGGTTTGGGCAATTATTTGGTATGAGCGATCATATTAGTTATAACTTAGCCAACCAAGGTTACAATGTTGCAAAGTACTTACCATTTGGACCTGTTAGAGACGTAATGCCTTACTTAATAAGAAGAGCAGAAGAGAATACATCGGTTTCAGGACAAACAAGTAGAGAGTTAAATCTCTTAAAAACAGAAAGAAAGAGAAGAAAATTATAA
- the thiE gene encoding thiamine phosphate synthase: MISKLQYISQGETPEVHLENIQKVCVAGADWVQLRLKNCDAETILETAKKAREITNSFKVKLIINDHYKIAKEVKADGVHLGKSDECPLVVRAYLGASFIIGGTANTTEDCSSLLDKKVNYIGLGPYQFTKTKQNLSPVLGVLGYKKILEELQTETPIIAIGGITLKDVPAIINTGIYGIAISSEITKEVSSIAEFQEILN, encoded by the coding sequence ATGATTAGTAAATTACAATATATATCACAAGGTGAAACGCCTGAAGTTCATTTAGAAAACATACAAAAAGTGTGTGTTGCTGGAGCAGATTGGGTGCAGTTGCGATTAAAAAATTGTGATGCTGAAACAATTCTAGAAACGGCTAAAAAAGCAAGAGAAATAACAAATAGTTTTAAAGTAAAATTAATTATAAACGATCATTACAAAATTGCAAAAGAAGTAAAAGCAGACGGAGTGCATTTAGGTAAAAGTGATGAATGTCCGTTAGTAGTTCGTGCCTATTTAGGGGCGTCTTTTATAATTGGAGGGACTGCAAACACTACTGAAGATTGTTCCAGTTTATTAGATAAAAAAGTAAATTATATTGGTTTAGGCCCTTATCAATTTACCAAAACAAAACAGAATTTAAGTCCGGTTTTGGGTGTTCTAGGTTACAAAAAAATACTCGAAGAATTACAAACTGAAACTCCAATTATTGCAATAGGCGGAATCACTTTAAAAGATGTTCCTGCAATAATAAATACAGGAATTTATGGAATTGCAATTTCTAGCGAAATAACAAAAGAAGTTAGCAGTATTGCTGAATTTCAAGAAATATTAAATTGA
- a CDS encoding outer membrane beta-barrel protein — MKFKKCAFLLLTLIISQFATAQLTGKIIEADESYPLEYATVALYKTNNKTLVTGVVTNFDGLFSVADVKPGNYYLEASFIGYQIKTIKSIVINKKGERKDLGTIKLVLGAGNQLNEVVIKSERGTVVHKIDRQVFDTKKYQSTVGGNAVDVVKNLPSITVDGLGDISVRGSKGFTVLINGKPTQGDASAILAQLPANALESVELITAPSAKYDPEGKGGILNIITKKGAVNGTFAQINVRGGFPSIEEYDTKVPAGRYGIDATVNKRTDNWNISVGASYQRNDKTGRREGEMFIVNTPENKTTFLPSDGERSFDEVTYNGRFNVDYTPNEKDTYSVGLFAGKRTKERLADIVYFDNHAVSPIGTDNRQYTFSYYNHNLRIRKGDFALGSFDYAHKFDNTSKLSASILYEYTFLGGPTENDNLGNPDNAIVYQQEYNTNDNPLYGTRFNLDYQWKPFSFGTLETGYQYRDLDHTGKFVYERDGNLVPEFSSDVSLKRTIHSGYAQLTGSKSKWDYAAGVRLESMDRVYKEALRSETTENVYNYDFVKLFPSASLQYKINDKTNIKTAYSKRVERTTTFKMNSFAEREHSEVFEQGDNTLLPEFIDLVELGITKKLKKGNSVYATAYYRHVDNVINRVNTLAYEQRGAIIDSVINRVFSNVGKSNAIGLEIGATIKPTENWTNSFGANVYNYAIDGILNFKHRDGIDRQYAINSKSTIYSFNLNSTYNFWENASVQFTFNYLSDRNTAMGEDSRFYSPNLTFRKSFMDDRLTATLQWQNIDMGLLSTNEQRITTSGSNFFTSTNYKYEVDMVSLNLSYTFNAVKNKSKFIDSEFGKKEF; from the coding sequence ATGAAATTTAAAAAATGTGCATTTTTATTACTCACGCTTATTATAAGTCAATTTGCAACCGCTCAATTAACTGGTAAAATTATTGAAGCAGATGAAAGTTATCCGCTAGAATATGCAACTGTAGCTTTGTATAAAACAAATAATAAAACATTGGTTACTGGTGTTGTTACTAATTTTGATGGTTTATTTTCTGTAGCAGATGTAAAACCTGGTAACTATTATTTAGAAGCTTCTTTTATAGGATATCAAATAAAGACGATTAAGTCAATTGTTATCAATAAAAAAGGGGAAAGAAAAGATTTAGGAACTATAAAATTAGTTTTAGGTGCTGGAAATCAGTTGAATGAAGTTGTTATAAAGTCAGAAAGAGGTACGGTTGTACATAAAATAGACCGACAAGTTTTTGATACAAAAAAATACCAAAGTACCGTTGGTGGAAATGCAGTAGATGTGGTTAAAAACTTACCGTCTATAACTGTAGATGGTTTAGGAGATATTAGTGTAAGAGGTAGTAAAGGGTTTACTGTTTTAATAAACGGAAAACCAACACAAGGAGATGCAAGTGCTATTTTAGCACAATTACCTGCTAATGCTTTAGAGAGTGTTGAGTTAATTACAGCGCCTTCTGCAAAATATGATCCGGAAGGAAAAGGAGGTATCTTAAATATTATCACTAAAAAAGGTGCCGTTAACGGAACTTTTGCACAGATTAATGTTCGTGGCGGATTTCCTTCAATAGAAGAATACGATACTAAAGTTCCTGCGGGAAGATATGGAATAGATGCAACTGTTAATAAAAGAACAGATAATTGGAATATTTCTGTAGGTGCTAGTTACCAAAGAAATGATAAAACGGGTAGAAGAGAAGGAGAAATGTTTATTGTGAATACTCCAGAAAATAAAACAACTTTTTTACCTTCGGATGGTGAACGTAGTTTTGATGAGGTTACTTATAACGGACGTTTTAACGTAGATTATACACCAAATGAAAAAGACACATATTCAGTTGGTCTTTTTGCAGGAAAACGAACTAAAGAACGTTTAGCAGATATTGTATATTTTGATAATCATGCAGTATCTCCAATAGGTACAGATAATCGTCAATATACTTTTAGCTATTACAACCACAACTTAAGAATTAGAAAAGGAGATTTTGCTTTAGGTAGTTTTGATTATGCACATAAATTTGATAATACTTCAAAATTATCTGCTTCTATCTTATATGAATATACTTTTTTAGGAGGACCAACAGAAAATGACAATTTAGGAAACCCTGATAATGCAATTGTTTATCAACAAGAATATAATACCAACGATAATCCTTTATACGGAACTCGTTTTAACTTAGATTATCAATGGAAACCTTTTTCTTTTGGTACTTTAGAAACAGGATATCAATATAGAGATTTAGACCACACAGGTAAGTTTGTGTATGAAAGAGATGGAAACCTTGTGCCAGAGTTTTCTAGTGATGTAAGCCTAAAAAGAACCATTCATTCTGGTTATGCGCAATTAACAGGTTCTAAAAGTAAGTGGGATTATGCAGCCGGAGTTCGTTTAGAATCTATGGATAGAGTGTATAAAGAGGCTTTAAGAAGTGAAACAACCGAAAATGTATATAATTACGATTTTGTAAAGTTATTTCCATCAGCATCTTTACAATATAAGATTAATGATAAAACAAATATAAAAACAGCGTATAGTAAAAGAGTAGAAAGAACGACTACTTTTAAAATGAATAGTTTTGCAGAGCGTGAGCATTCAGAAGTTTTTGAACAAGGAGATAACACGTTATTACCAGAATTTATAGATTTAGTAGAATTAGGAATTACTAAAAAATTAAAAAAAGGAAATTCTGTGTATGCAACGGCTTATTATAGACATGTAGATAATGTTATTAATCGTGTAAATACGTTGGCTTACGAGCAAAGAGGAGCAATAATAGATAGTGTAATTAATAGAGTGTTTTCTAACGTAGGTAAAAGTAATGCAATTGGTTTAGAGATTGGGGCAACTATTAAACCAACAGAAAATTGGACCAACTCGTTTGGTGCAAATGTGTATAATTATGCAATTGATGGTATTTTAAATTTTAAACACAGAGACGGAATTGATAGACAATATGCTATAAATTCTAAATCTACCATTTATTCTTTTAACTTAAACTCTACTTATAATTTCTGGGAAAATGCGTCTGTACAGTTTACCTTTAATTATTTGTCTGATAGAAATACAGCAATGGGAGAAGATTCTCGTTTTTACTCTCCGAACTTAACCTTTAGAAAAAGTTTTATGGACGATCGATTAACGGCTACTTTACAATGGCAAAATATAGATATGGGTTTGTTAAGCACTAATGAACAGCGTATAACGACATCTGGAAGTAACTTTTTTACAAGTACAAACTATAAGTATGAAGTAGATATGGTTTCTTTAAACCTATCTTATACCTTTAATGCAGTCAAAAATAAATCGAAATTTATTGATAGTGAATTTGGTAAGAAAGAGTTTTAA
- a CDS encoding LETM1 domain-containing protein, producing the protein MTSLEEIKALLYRNKLRLAQELRQSKEAVYLIKKATHSNLTEEEKGKIRIQLLDICKSIPALAVFLLPGGALLLPLLIKLIPDILPSAFKDDLPGDKK; encoded by the coding sequence ATGACAAGTTTAGAAGAAATAAAAGCGCTGCTTTATAGAAATAAGTTACGTCTTGCACAAGAATTAAGACAAAGTAAAGAAGCTGTTTATCTTATAAAGAAAGCAACACATTCTAATTTAACAGAAGAAGAAAAGGGAAAGATTAGAATACAATTGTTAGATATTTGTAAGTCTATACCTGCTTTAGCTGTATTCTTGCTTCCGGGAGGCGCATTGTTATTACCACTTTTAATAAAATTAATTCCAGATATTTTACCATCGGCTTTTAAAGATGATTTACCTGGTGACAAAAAATAG
- a CDS encoding thiazole synthase gives MSQKLKIADKEFTSRLFTGTGKFSSSQLMKEALLASESELITVALKRVDVANEEDDILSHLNHNRINLLPNTSGVRTAKEAVFAAELSREALETNWVKLEIHPDPRYLLPDPIETLKAAEELVKLGFVVMPYIHADPVLCKRLEDVGVQCVMPLGAPIGSNKGLKTVDFLEIIIEQSNVPVIVDAGIGAPSHAAYAMELGADAVLVNTAIAVSQNPVVMAKAFKMAVEAGRMAYEAKLAPRSEMAIASSPLTSFLS, from the coding sequence ATGAGTCAAAAATTAAAAATAGCAGACAAAGAATTTACTTCCCGCTTATTTACGGGAACAGGGAAGTTTAGTTCATCTCAGTTAATGAAAGAAGCATTATTGGCTTCCGAAAGTGAGTTGATTACCGTTGCTTTAAAAAGGGTAGATGTTGCAAATGAAGAGGATGATATTTTATCTCATTTGAATCATAATCGTATTAATTTGTTGCCAAATACTTCTGGAGTTAGAACTGCTAAAGAAGCTGTTTTTGCAGCCGAATTATCTAGAGAAGCTTTAGAAACCAATTGGGTGAAATTAGAGATTCATCCAGATCCAAGATATTTATTACCAGATCCTATAGAAACCTTAAAAGCAGCAGAAGAATTGGTGAAATTAGGTTTTGTGGTAATGCCATATATTCATGCAGATCCTGTTTTATGTAAGCGTTTAGAAGATGTTGGGGTGCAATGTGTAATGCCTTTAGGTGCGCCAATTGGAAGTAACAAAGGTTTAAAAACGGTCGATTTTTTAGAAATTATTATAGAGCAATCTAACGTACCAGTAATTGTAGATGCAGGTATTGGCGCACCGTCTCACGCAGCGTATGCGATGGAATTAGGCGCAGATGCTGTTTTGGTAAATACAGCGATTGCAGTTTCTCAAAACCCTGTTGTTATGGCAAAAGCATTTAAAATGGCTGTGGAAGCTGGTAGAATGGCTTATGAAGCAAAGTTAGCTCCGAGAAGCGAAATGGCCATAGCAAGTAGTCCGTTAACGAGTTTTTTAAGTTAA
- a CDS encoding sugar-binding protein, with amino-acid sequence MKQFVIYKLKEGESRDDLTVLDDFFYPWEKETSPKTLFSAFYDDAYINFRFEAFGPKPKVFVATDNKLEVTKSERVEIFFRKNKEMTPYYCLEMDPNGRVLDYEANTYRKFNRKWMWPTSLCIKTVIKEDRYILEGKLSLSFLKEKEILKENQLEIGLYRGHCVELVNDIATIKWISWVDPKTEKPDFHVAESFGVLKLE; translated from the coding sequence ATGAAACAATTTGTAATTTATAAATTAAAAGAAGGAGAAAGCAGAGATGATTTAACTGTATTAGATGATTTTTTTTACCCTTGGGAAAAAGAAACTTCACCTAAAACATTATTTAGTGCTTTTTATGATGATGCATATATAAATTTTAGATTTGAAGCATTTGGGCCCAAGCCTAAAGTGTTTGTAGCAACTGATAACAAGTTAGAGGTAACAAAATCTGAAAGGGTAGAAATTTTTTTTAGAAAAAATAAAGAAATGACACCTTATTATTGTTTAGAAATGGATCCGAATGGACGAGTTTTAGATTATGAAGCAAATACATACCGCAAGTTTAATCGTAAATGGATGTGGCCAACATCATTATGTATTAAAACTGTAATAAAAGAAGATCGTTATATATTAGAAGGTAAGTTAAGTTTGTCTTTTTTGAAGGAAAAGGAAATACTTAAAGAGAATCAATTAGAAATTGGTCTTTATAGAGGGCACTGTGTTGAGTTAGTAAATGACATAGCTACAATTAAGTGGATAAGTTGGGTGGATCCAAAAACAGAAAAACCAGATTTTCATGTAGCAGAATCTTTTGGAGTCTTAAAACTAGAATAA
- a CDS encoding hydroxymethylpyrimidine/phosphomethylpyrimidine kinase, giving the protein MSQKNYILTIAGLDPSSGAGITSDIKTFEAHNLYGLSVCTAVTVQNDIEFTDCIWIKKKVILSQVQHLFKRFSIPVVKIGIIQSWKTLLEVILTLKKLNPKIKIVLDPILKASTGFTFHTLKDLETFEKVLQNCSFITPNYDEIKALFPDKSIEQTIEFIAERTNIYLKGGHRTDKKGWDEVYYSKIVKLNIPPITTKPIFEKHGSGCVLSSALAANLLKEIPLEDACRNTKFYTEQFLSSNESLLGTHNYQNE; this is encoded by the coding sequence TTGAGTCAAAAAAACTACATATTAACCATTGCAGGTTTAGACCCATCAAGTGGCGCAGGAATTACCTCGGATATTAAAACATTTGAAGCGCATAATCTATATGGATTATCGGTTTGTACAGCAGTTACGGTTCAGAATGATATTGAATTTACAGATTGTATTTGGATCAAGAAAAAAGTAATATTAAGTCAGGTACAACATCTTTTTAAACGCTTTTCTATTCCTGTTGTAAAAATTGGAATTATTCAATCTTGGAAAACGCTGTTAGAAGTAATTCTGACTTTAAAAAAATTAAATCCGAAGATTAAAATTGTCTTAGATCCTATTTTAAAAGCAAGCACAGGTTTTACATTTCATACCCTAAAAGATTTAGAAACCTTTGAAAAAGTATTACAAAATTGCAGTTTTATAACACCAAATTATGATGAGATAAAAGCGTTGTTTCCTGATAAAAGCATAGAACAAACCATAGAATTTATCGCCGAAAGAACAAATATCTACCTAAAAGGTGGACATAGAACAGATAAAAAAGGTTGGGACGAAGTGTATTACAGTAAAATAGTAAAACTGAATATTCCGCCAATAACTACGAAACCGATTTTTGAAAAACATGGAAGTGGTTGTGTTTTATCATCCGCTTTAGCAGCAAATTTATTAAAAGAGATTCCTTTGGAAGATGCTTGTAGAAATACAAAATTCTACACGGAACAGTTTTTAAGTTCTAACGAATCTTTATTAGGAACACATAATTATCAAAACGAATGA